The Pontibacter pudoricolor genome contains a region encoding:
- the brnQ gene encoding branched-chain amino acid transport system II carrier protein yields the protein MKSTSISAKETFFIGLMLFAVFFGAGNLIFPLSLGQAAGDQLVPAILGFLLTGVGLPLLGVIAIGMSKNEDVQTISAKVHPLFGLLFPVIIYLTIGPLFAVPRTGTVSYEIGVAPLLPEVLRTTPWGALLYSAIYFGITYLLSLNPGKVVDRIGKILTPVLLVILFALLVASIANPIGTIQGPLAAYEIAPFFKGFQEGYLTMDTIGSFIFGLIVINAIRAKGVDEPKSIAKVCITAGLIAATGLALVYVGLGYTGATSVTALGHVENGGIIISQVSHLQFGIFGSLILGIAIIFACLTTSVGLIVACAAYFNKIRPSISYKTYVLVLTIVSALISNVGLTQIISFSVPVLVAIYPIVIVLIVLSLMAAIVGKRNSIYTWSVFFTGVVSLVDGINAAGIELEISKVFTEYLPLFSLGMGWLVPAIVGGLIGYLLSLRNPKVVLASE from the coding sequence TTGAAAAGTACCAGCATCTCCGCAAAAGAAACCTTTTTTATTGGTTTAATGCTATTTGCCGTTTTCTTCGGCGCAGGCAATCTTATCTTTCCTTTATCGCTTGGCCAGGCCGCCGGCGACCAACTTGTGCCTGCCATTCTGGGCTTTTTATTAACCGGTGTCGGCTTGCCGCTTCTTGGCGTAATTGCCATTGGGATGTCTAAAAACGAAGATGTACAGACCATATCAGCTAAAGTGCACCCGCTTTTCGGTTTGCTTTTTCCAGTTATCATTTACTTAACTATAGGTCCTTTGTTTGCAGTTCCGAGAACGGGTACCGTTTCGTATGAGATCGGGGTTGCGCCGCTCCTGCCTGAAGTGCTGCGAACTACGCCATGGGGTGCATTGCTTTACTCTGCCATTTATTTTGGAATTACCTACCTGCTTTCTCTTAACCCGGGCAAAGTAGTAGATCGCATCGGCAAGATCTTAACGCCTGTGCTGCTTGTTATCCTGTTTGCTTTGCTGGTTGCCAGTATCGCTAATCCGATCGGAACAATACAAGGCCCGCTTGCTGCTTACGAGATCGCCCCGTTCTTTAAGGGTTTCCAGGAAGGTTATCTTACTATGGATACGATCGGCTCCTTTATCTTTGGTCTTATCGTGATCAATGCCATCAGGGCAAAAGGAGTGGATGAACCTAAAAGCATTGCCAAAGTTTGTATTACCGCCGGCCTTATAGCAGCTACCGGTTTGGCATTGGTATATGTAGGACTGGGATATACAGGGGCTACCAGCGTAACAGCGTTGGGTCACGTAGAAAATGGCGGCATCATCATCAGTCAGGTATCGCATTTGCAGTTTGGCATATTTGGCAGCCTCATACTGGGGATAGCGATCATTTTTGCGTGCCTTACTACCAGCGTCGGGCTTATAGTTGCCTGTGCAGCCTACTTTAATAAAATACGCCCTTCAATTTCCTATAAAACCTATGTACTGGTTTTAACTATAGTTAGTGCCCTTATCTCCAATGTTGGCCTTACGCAGATCATCTCGTTTTCAGTGCCAGTACTTGTTGCCATTTACCCTATTGTAATTGTGCTTATTGTGCTCTCGCTGATGGCGGCTATAGTTGGCAAACGCAACAGCATCTATACGTGGTCTGTGTTTTTTACAGGCGTTGTAAGCCTTGTGGATGGGATAAATGCTGCAGGAATTGAACTGGAGATCAGTAAGGTATTTACAGAATATCTTCCGCTCTTCAGTCTGGGTATGGGCTGGCTGGTTCCGGCTATAGTTGGCGGATTAATTGGTTACCTGTTATCGTTACGAAACCCCAAGGTAGTGCTGGCAAGCGAATAG
- the rluF gene encoding 23S rRNA pseudouridine(2604) synthase RluF — protein sequence MEPIRLNKFISDSGICSRREADKLIEQGRVTVNGKQPEVGAKVTARDKVRVDGNLLEADAVEPVYLLLNKPPGIETTTDRSQRDNIISFVNYPERIFPVGRLDKDSEGLIILTNNGDIVNKILRAGNNHEKEYIVTVDKPINQNFVDRMSNGVSILGVNTRKCFVEQLGPNKFRIILTQGMNRQIRRMTETLGYEVQTLQRTRIMHLTLAKIPLGQWREMTTHEIADMMKLVESSAKTETASSPKKNSSIRESGSTSKSSKPKPRGSASPGGKPSRPGSAPKSGGKPAASKRDKPKASSSNRGSRGASKSNTGGRSGGRSGAPKGGKRR from the coding sequence ATGGAACCGATCAGATTAAATAAGTTTATAAGTGATTCCGGCATCTGCTCGCGCCGTGAGGCCGACAAGCTGATTGAGCAGGGCCGCGTAACCGTAAATGGGAAACAGCCTGAGGTTGGGGCTAAAGTTACTGCCAGGGATAAAGTACGTGTTGACGGAAATCTGCTTGAAGCAGATGCGGTAGAGCCTGTTTACCTGCTGCTCAACAAACCACCGGGCATCGAGACTACTACTGACCGTTCGCAGCGCGACAACATCATCAGCTTTGTAAATTATCCGGAACGCATTTTCCCGGTAGGCCGCCTGGATAAAGATTCGGAAGGCCTGATCATCCTGACCAACAACGGCGACATTGTAAACAAGATTCTGCGGGCTGGTAACAACCACGAAAAAGAATACATTGTTACGGTAGATAAGCCCATTAACCAGAACTTTGTAGACCGGATGAGCAATGGCGTTTCGATTCTCGGTGTGAATACCCGAAAGTGTTTTGTAGAGCAGCTGGGGCCAAACAAATTCCGGATCATCCTTACCCAGGGCATGAACCGCCAGATACGCCGCATGACCGAAACGCTGGGCTACGAGGTACAAACCCTGCAGCGAACGCGCATCATGCATTTAACACTGGCTAAAATTCCGCTGGGCCAGTGGCGCGAAATGACAACGCACGAAATTGCCGATATGATGAAGCTGGTAGAAAGCTCTGCTAAAACTGAAACTGCTTCATCGCCTAAGAAGAATAGCAGTATAAGGGAAAGCGGCTCAACATCGAAAAGCAGTAAGCCTAAGCCACGCGGCAGTGCATCCCCTGGCGGGAAACCATCCCGTCCGGGCAGCGCTCCAAAAAGCGGTGGCAAGCCAGCTGCCAGCAAACGCGATAAACCGAAAGCATCATCGAGCAATAGGGGTTCCCGTGGCGCATCAAAAAGCAATACAGGTGGCCGGTCTGGTGGCAGAAGCGGCGCTCCGAAAGGTGGTAAAAGAAGGTAA
- a CDS encoding T9SS type A sorting domain-containing protein: protein MKQFYLLSAAVARRLIKNKCLLVIMLLVSAVGFTAHAQQMEGKETSACNTIDFENSSTGFIKSVNTGAGVVHISNKMRNADGTYAEGNYASVFNTASPTGDDWDLWTPDWGHVLIINQDLNPEPNDNAWGGEMTLDFSAIGPVTMTSMKALDFDAYENNSWVYLYDGQGNELHKVKIENLGNMSQQTVDLGNTKGVMKMKVVLDGINEHGMLAGSGAIDDIMFCKEEVVTPPSTCATLSFSQEAPGLITSTSALSGKVLIDARKRNEDGTYATANHASVFNTASPTGDDWDLYTPDWGHVLIINQDLGTEPNDNAWGGEITLDFSAIGPVTMTSMKALDFDAYENKSWVYLYDGAGNELHKVKIQSLGNMSQQVVDLGNTKGVMKMKVVLDGINEHGMLAGSGAIDDIVFCKEEVEENEPPHASAGADKTLTCAVTEVTLDGSSSTPGAVYRWSGVGGFTSSLATPTVQQAGTYTLTVTDPATGLTASDNVVVSLSNDVPFVRIQDFWENQPLTCNNPVYHVEAYTTTANAIYKWTGPDGFTSDKAAVGFTVEGTYTLTITDPVTGCQASESIKITQFYAKISVNAGPDKVLTCKEQTVTLQATMSGANNIIWYSPDGGNFVTPDHYLNAIVDKPGTYIIKATDLVSGCFVTDTVVVTLDMEEPNITAQGGTLNSETGTVQLMGSSTTDNVTYSWTGPEGFTSSEQNTVVSVAGDYTLTVTDQENGCSATMTVEVQSQPMTETSAISQLKAFPNPIVSKGAVEFKLLTTGNYSVELYDLKGNLIRELKAGHATAGELVNVELDGNGLKGGLYIARIISANESKTIKIILRK, encoded by the coding sequence ATGAAACAATTTTACTTACTAAGTGCTGCCGTTGCACGGCGTTTAATAAAGAACAAGTGCCTTCTGGTTATAATGCTGCTCGTGTCTGCTGTGGGTTTTACTGCTCATGCGCAGCAAATGGAAGGAAAAGAGACTTCTGCTTGTAACACTATTGATTTTGAGAACAGCAGTACCGGCTTTATAAAATCTGTAAATACTGGTGCTGGTGTGGTGCACATCTCTAACAAAATGCGCAACGCAGATGGCACATACGCTGAAGGAAATTATGCTTCTGTCTTCAATACTGCATCACCAACAGGCGACGATTGGGATCTCTGGACTCCGGACTGGGGCCATGTACTGATCATCAACCAGGACCTGAACCCGGAACCTAACGATAACGCCTGGGGTGGCGAAATGACCCTGGATTTCTCAGCTATCGGGCCGGTCACCATGACTTCAATGAAAGCGCTCGACTTTGATGCATATGAGAATAACTCGTGGGTTTACCTTTACGATGGCCAGGGGAATGAATTACACAAGGTTAAGATCGAGAACCTAGGCAATATGAGTCAGCAGACGGTAGATTTAGGCAATACCAAAGGGGTGATGAAAATGAAAGTGGTGCTGGATGGCATTAACGAACACGGCATGCTGGCAGGATCCGGCGCGATAGATGACATCATGTTCTGCAAGGAAGAAGTTGTTACACCACCCTCAACCTGCGCTACCCTCAGTTTTTCTCAGGAAGCACCCGGCTTGATTACATCCACTTCTGCTTTAAGTGGCAAGGTATTGATTGATGCCAGAAAACGAAATGAAGACGGTACCTATGCTACAGCAAACCATGCATCTGTCTTTAATACGGCCTCACCAACCGGGGATGACTGGGATCTGTATACACCAGACTGGGGACATGTGCTGATCATCAACCAGGATTTGGGAACCGAACCCAATGACAATGCCTGGGGTGGAGAGATAACCCTGGATTTCTCAGCAATCGGGCCGGTGACCATGACTTCAATGAAAGCGCTTGACTTTGATGCATATGAAAACAAGTCGTGGGTATACCTGTATGATGGGGCTGGCAACGAGCTGCACAAGGTAAAGATTCAGAGCCTGGGCAACATGAGCCAGCAGGTAGTGGATCTGGGCAACACCAAAGGGGTGATGAAAATGAAAGTGGTGCTGGATGGCATTAACGAACACGGCATGCTGGCAGGATCCGGCGCGATAGATGACATCGTGTTCTGCAAGGAAGAAGTGGAAGAAAATGAGCCGCCACATGCAAGTGCCGGAGCTGATAAAACCCTTACATGTGCTGTTACTGAAGTAACTCTTGATGGTTCTTCATCTACTCCCGGAGCTGTTTATAGATGGTCTGGTGTTGGAGGTTTTACCTCTTCTCTTGCTACACCTACAGTGCAACAAGCTGGCACCTATACATTAACCGTTACTGATCCAGCTACAGGCTTAACCGCTTCTGATAATGTTGTTGTGTCACTAAGTAATGATGTTCCTTTTGTTCGAATTCAGGATTTTTGGGAAAATCAGCCACTGACCTGTAATAATCCAGTATATCATGTTGAAGCCTATACAACAACAGCTAATGCCATATACAAATGGACAGGGCCTGATGGATTTACAAGCGATAAAGCAGCAGTAGGTTTTACAGTTGAGGGCACTTATACATTAACCATAACCGACCCAGTTACAGGTTGTCAGGCTAGTGAATCAATAAAAATAACGCAGTTTTATGCGAAAATATCTGTTAATGCCGGCCCTGATAAAGTACTTACCTGTAAAGAGCAGACAGTAACATTACAAGCAACTATGAGTGGGGCAAACAATATCATATGGTACTCTCCCGATGGTGGAAACTTTGTAACCCCAGATCACTACCTGAATGCTATTGTAGATAAGCCTGGTACTTATATTATAAAAGCAACAGATCTTGTGTCAGGCTGTTTTGTTACAGATACGGTTGTAGTAACACTTGACATGGAAGAACCAAACATTACAGCCCAGGGCGGCACGCTCAACAGCGAAACAGGAACTGTGCAACTGATGGGCTCTTCTACTACTGATAATGTTACCTATAGTTGGACAGGTCCGGAAGGCTTCACATCTTCAGAGCAAAACACTGTGGTAAGTGTGGCGGGTGACTATACGTTAACAGTTACTGATCAGGAGAATGGTTGTTCTGCCACCATGACTGTTGAAGTTCAGTCTCAGCCTATGACTGAGACAAGTGCTATCAGCCAGTTGAAAGCATTCCCGAACCCGATCGTGAGTAAAGGTGCAGTAGAATTTAAACTGCTTACTACCGGAAACTATAGCGTAGAACTGTACGACCTGAAAGGCAACCTTATCCGGGAACTGAAAGCGGGACATGCCACTGCCGGGGAACTGGTAAATGTAGAGCTTGATGGCAATGGCCTTAAAGGTGGGTTATACATTGCACGAATCATAAGCGCAAACGAATCTAAAACGATAAAGATAATACTGAGGAAGTAG
- a CDS encoding S4 domain-containing protein, protein MEPKRLNKFISDSGFCSRREADRLIEEERVTVNGKLPAPGVLVTPKDKVRIDDQIVRVREELPAFLVVNKPAGMSAKSDPEIRDNVVKAINYPASLEPAGYMERGHEGLVILSNDTELVRKITRFDNRFEKEYIVTVDKMITPEFIARLIGGGENDKGEKLQKTFISKEGSTRFRIVLMPGTNHNIKMLCEDLGYNVVHLQRIRIETITLTKLASGHWRTLTKTEVDLLRSIATSKAPKEEFGRSRESKYASDRPARRDGAPQTAGANKISKVGTTPRIGKSKPKETKASKGGAASTKGSRGASRPTSSRPGRSNSSPKRGR, encoded by the coding sequence ATGGAACCTAAGAGATTAAATAAATTTATAAGTGACAGCGGTTTTTGCTCCCGTCGCGAAGCAGACCGCCTGATTGAAGAAGAACGTGTAACCGTGAACGGCAAATTACCGGCCCCGGGCGTACTGGTTACTCCTAAAGATAAAGTAAGGATTGACGACCAGATCGTGCGGGTGCGCGAAGAACTACCTGCTTTTCTGGTAGTTAATAAGCCTGCCGGCATGTCTGCCAAATCAGATCCTGAGATACGTGACAATGTGGTGAAGGCGATAAATTACCCGGCTTCGCTGGAGCCGGCAGGTTACATGGAGCGCGGCCACGAAGGCTTGGTTATCCTTAGCAACGACACCGAACTGGTGCGCAAAATCACCCGCTTCGATAACCGTTTCGAGAAAGAGTACATTGTTACCGTTGATAAGATGATAACACCTGAGTTTATTGCCAGGCTGATAGGCGGAGGCGAGAACGACAAAGGTGAAAAGCTGCAGAAAACCTTTATCTCAAAAGAAGGATCGACACGCTTCAGGATCGTGCTTATGCCGGGTACCAACCATAATATTAAGATGCTTTGCGAGGATTTGGGTTACAATGTAGTTCACCTGCAGCGCATCCGCATCGAGACGATTACCTTAACAAAGTTAGCCAGCGGCCATTGGCGAACGCTTACTAAAACAGAAGTTGATCTACTGAGAAGTATTGCAACCAGCAAGGCCCCAAAAGAAGAGTTTGGCAGAAGCCGCGAATCGAAATACGCCTCTGACAGGCCAGCCAGAAGAGATGGAGCACCGCAAACAGCAGGGGCTAACAAAATAAGCAAAGTAGGCACCACACCCCGTATCGGTAAAAGCAAACCAAAGGAAACCAAAGCATCTAAAGGTGGCGCAGCCAGCACTAAGGGCTCCCGTGGCGCCAGTCGCCCAACATCGTCGAGGCCAGGCAGAAGCAACTCAAGCCCAAAACGGGGAAGATAA
- a CDS encoding pirin family protein encodes MRKIKKIHKAVHAPMGDLVTYRALPTREVEYIDPFLFLNHHGPQVYKPGNNGLPFGPHPHRGFETLTFILDGDIMHQDTGGGQDVIEAGGVQWMTAGSGLIHAEVSSEKFKKEGGPLEILQLWFNLPAKHKMAKPNYIGLQKDAIPVVIEDDGKVKVNVISGSWGDTKGPIPSLSDIHMASIELQAGSSFTTTIALDRNIFFYVVRGAVKVNDETAEKLHLVEFTNDGEELKVEALEDSYILLGHAKPFNEPVVSHGPFVMNTEEEIHEAFRDYQAGKMGVWK; translated from the coding sequence ATGAGAAAGATCAAAAAGATACATAAAGCAGTACATGCCCCGATGGGTGACCTGGTAACGTACCGTGCGCTGCCAACCCGCGAAGTAGAATACATCGATCCGTTCCTTTTCCTGAATCACCATGGTCCGCAGGTGTATAAGCCCGGCAATAACGGACTGCCCTTTGGCCCGCATCCGCATCGTGGTTTCGAAACGCTTACTTTTATCCTGGATGGCGACATAATGCACCAGGACACCGGCGGCGGACAGGATGTAATAGAAGCAGGCGGCGTGCAGTGGATGACAGCCGGCTCAGGGTTGATACATGCCGAAGTATCTTCTGAAAAATTTAAAAAGGAGGGAGGCCCGCTCGAGATTCTGCAACTATGGTTTAACCTTCCTGCCAAACACAAAATGGCCAAACCAAACTATATCGGCTTGCAGAAAGATGCCATTCCGGTTGTAATTGAAGATGACGGTAAAGTAAAGGTAAATGTGATCTCGGGAAGTTGGGGAGATACAAAAGGCCCGATTCCGTCGCTGAGCGATATTCACATGGCGAGCATAGAGCTACAGGCTGGCAGCAGCTTTACCACAACTATAGCTTTAGACAGAAATATATTCTTTTATGTGGTGCGGGGCGCAGTAAAAGTGAACGATGAAACGGCTGAAAAGCTGCACCTTGTTGAGTTCACTAACGATGGTGAAGAGTTAAAAGTAGAAGCGCTGGAAGACAGTTACATTTTGCTGGGCCACGCCAAACCGTTTAACGAGCCGGTGGTATCACACGGGCCCTTTGTCATGAACACCGAGGAAGAAATTCACGAAGCCTTCCGCGATTACCAGGCAGGCAAAATGGGTGTCTGGAAATAG
- a CDS encoding type 1 glutamine amidotransferase domain-containing protein produces the protein MKVLFVLTSHDKLGDTGKKTGFWVEEFAAPYYTLADEGVKIDIASPKGGQPPIDPKSTEPDAQTPATKRFYEDEDLQHKLSHTRKLSEVKAGDYDAVFYPGGHGPLWDLATDKDSIKLIEDFVRQEKPVAAVCHAPAVLTGAKAQNGDPLVKGKKVAGFTNSEEDAVQLTDIVPFLVEDKLKELGGNYSKAADWKPYVVTDGLLITGQNPASSEPAAEQLLKMLQERKVSAK, from the coding sequence ATGAAAGTATTATTCGTTCTCACATCGCATGACAAACTTGGAGATACCGGTAAGAAAACCGGTTTCTGGGTAGAAGAATTTGCCGCTCCTTATTATACACTTGCCGACGAAGGCGTTAAAATTGACATTGCCTCTCCCAAAGGAGGACAACCACCCATTGACCCGAAAAGCACCGAGCCCGATGCGCAAACTCCTGCTACCAAGCGTTTTTACGAAGACGAAGACCTGCAGCACAAACTATCACATACCCGCAAGTTAAGTGAGGTAAAAGCCGGAGATTACGATGCTGTTTTTTACCCGGGCGGTCATGGTCCGCTATGGGACTTAGCTACAGACAAGGACTCCATTAAGCTGATAGAGGACTTTGTGCGCCAGGAGAAACCGGTGGCTGCCGTTTGCCATGCGCCTGCTGTATTAACAGGTGCAAAAGCTCAGAACGGCGACCCGCTGGTAAAAGGCAAAAAAGTAGCCGGCTTTACCAATTCCGAAGAAGATGCCGTGCAACTGACCGATATTGTTCCTTTTTTAGTGGAGGATAAACTGAAAGAACTGGGCGGCAACTATAGCAAAGCCGCTGACTGGAAACCCTATGTAGTGACCGATGGTTTGCTGATAACAGGGCAGAACCCTGCATCGTCGGAGCCAGCTGCCGAGCAATTGCTTAAAATGCTGCAGGAGCGTAAGGTTAGCGCGAAATAA
- a CDS encoding oxidoreductase: MSEKVWFITGVSSGFGRTLSEEVARNGDKVIGTVRQLSQLAEFNNISPGNTFAYLMDVTSPDGVKATIEAAFKHFGRLDVLVNNAGFGFLGAVEEATIKDYREVMETNFFGALQVTQAVLPYMRRQGSGRIIQMSSAAGFRATAGFGVYNASKFALEGMSEALALEVAPLGIKVTIVEPGPFRTNFAGSSIKAAKLEMAEYEATARVFKNNILGYAGQQEGNPQKAAQVIIQVVNADNPPLRLPLGSTAITAVRKKLQQVEEDLQNWEPTAANTSFDM, from the coding sequence ATGAGCGAGAAAGTCTGGTTTATAACAGGAGTATCCAGTGGGTTTGGCCGAACACTGTCCGAAGAAGTTGCCCGCAACGGCGACAAGGTAATTGGTACTGTAAGGCAACTAAGCCAACTGGCGGAGTTCAACAACATTTCGCCGGGCAATACCTTTGCTTACCTGATGGATGTTACCAGCCCCGACGGCGTAAAGGCAACGATAGAAGCTGCTTTTAAACACTTCGGAAGGCTGGATGTGCTGGTAAACAATGCCGGTTTCGGATTTCTGGGAGCTGTGGAAGAAGCAACTATAAAAGACTACCGGGAAGTGATGGAAACCAACTTTTTCGGGGCGCTACAGGTAACGCAGGCCGTTTTGCCTTATATGCGGAGACAGGGGAGTGGCCGGATCATCCAGATGTCGTCGGCGGCTGGTTTCAGGGCTACAGCCGGGTTTGGCGTTTATAATGCAAGTAAGTTTGCTTTAGAAGGCATGAGCGAAGCACTTGCCCTGGAGGTTGCTCCGTTGGGTATTAAGGTAACTATAGTTGAGCCGGGACCTTTCCGTACAAACTTTGCCGGCTCCAGCATAAAAGCAGCAAAACTGGAAATGGCCGAATATGAAGCAACGGCACGCGTCTTCAAGAATAATATTTTAGGCTATGCAGGCCAGCAGGAAGGCAATCCGCAGAAAGCAGCGCAGGTTATAATACAGGTTGTGAATGCTGATAATCCGCCATTGCGTTTACCACTGGGTAGTACCGCCATCACGGCAGTAAGAAAAAAACTGCAACAGGTTGAGGAAGACCTGCAAAACTGGGAACCGACCGCTGCCAATACCTCTTTTGATATGTAG
- a CDS encoding TonB-dependent receptor, whose protein sequence is MRYIYKLQWLLCFVLLHVALSAMADTAGKTGNISGKVTTSDGQVASFVTIALPEINRGTVTGEDGRFTLSGIKPGTYTLRCSSVGLEPRETTVTVELDKTTRIDFTLNESAAQLSEVVVTGARSINRKPVEMGKIAINPIDMPQSMAVIGSEVIANQQASKLSDVIKNVNGVSLGTTRGSTSETFFARGYNLGANNILKNGARSNSAVIPEASTLERVEVLKGSAALLYGNVSSGAVINMVTKQPKFNYGGEVSMRVGSYNLYKPVADVYGPITKNLAFRVVGTYENAESYRTSVQSERFYVNPSLLYKLGAKTEILVQGDYMTHDFTPDFGIGTLGGKTISKDISRSAFFNTPWAFNEVEQTTTTATINHTFNDAWKLNVVGSYQAFDRNYFSTERIQADEVGDWKRKLTRSKIGEDYYTGQVNLNGDFKTGSIRHQLLVGVDAEQYMNISHTFNIDLMGLENKKSGIYDTINILNPSKYIAHTYEPVTDMKTRTEAPTQRIGFYAQNLFSLSEKFKVLGGIRWSVQRVGVSDVYNFETDTKAPAANTKTKYDRAFSPRVGLVYQPVSFISLFTSYSNNFTPNSGTDIYDQALEPSIIDQYEAGIKTDLLQDKLSANVTVYRIKNSNLAQMAQFKANGTVNSESNIKELTGETTSDGVELDLNGTLDNGLTFLAGYSYNDMRYTKTSGLTGSYLEGERLVSSPAHTANGSVFYTLQSTALKGLKFGVSGFYTGERNAGWNTTHVVATKPDGTKERSLNNRLFAVYGFTTFDVSMGYTYKKLSLLGKLSNITNELNYYVHENYSVNPIPPRQFVTTVSYKF, encoded by the coding sequence ATGCGATATATCTATAAACTTCAGTGGCTGCTTTGCTTTGTCTTGCTGCATGTTGCCTTATCGGCTATGGCGGATACAGCCGGAAAGACAGGAAACATTTCAGGAAAAGTAACGACCAGCGATGGCCAGGTTGCATCTTTTGTAACTATAGCATTGCCTGAAATTAACCGGGGCACTGTTACTGGTGAAGACGGGCGTTTTACCCTTAGTGGCATCAAACCCGGCACTTATACCTTACGTTGTTCATCTGTTGGCCTGGAGCCCCGCGAAACCACTGTAACGGTAGAACTTGACAAAACCACTCGTATCGACTTCACCCTGAACGAGAGTGCGGCACAATTATCTGAAGTAGTAGTAACTGGTGCCAGAAGCATAAACCGCAAGCCCGTAGAGATGGGTAAGATCGCCATCAACCCGATCGATATGCCGCAAAGTATGGCTGTAATTGGCAGCGAAGTAATTGCAAACCAGCAGGCCTCTAAACTGAGCGATGTTATTAAAAACGTGAACGGTGTGTCGTTGGGAACTACACGCGGCTCTACTTCCGAAACGTTTTTTGCCCGTGGCTATAACCTGGGTGCTAACAACATCTTGAAGAACGGAGCCCGCTCTAACTCAGCCGTAATACCGGAAGCCAGCACACTGGAAAGGGTAGAAGTACTGAAAGGAAGCGCTGCCTTATTATACGGTAACGTAAGCAGTGGTGCCGTGATAAACATGGTAACCAAGCAGCCTAAATTTAACTATGGTGGCGAAGTTTCGATGCGCGTTGGCAGCTATAACCTATACAAGCCGGTGGCCGATGTATACGGCCCGATCACAAAGAACCTGGCCTTCCGCGTAGTGGGTACTTACGAAAACGCCGAAAGCTACCGCACCAGCGTGCAGTCAGAGCGCTTTTATGTAAACCCATCATTACTTTACAAACTGGGCGCTAAAACCGAGATTTTGGTACAAGGCGATTACATGACACACGATTTTACCCCAGACTTTGGTATCGGTACGTTGGGTGGCAAAACCATCTCAAAAGATATCTCCCGATCTGCTTTTTTTAACACGCCATGGGCTTTTAACGAAGTAGAGCAAACCACCACTACAGCAACTATAAACCATACCTTTAACGATGCCTGGAAACTGAATGTAGTAGGTTCTTACCAGGCTTTTGACCGCAACTATTTCTCAACAGAACGCATTCAGGCAGATGAAGTAGGTGACTGGAAACGTAAACTGACCCGCTCTAAAATAGGCGAAGATTATTATACCGGCCAGGTAAACCTGAACGGAGATTTTAAAACCGGAAGTATAAGACACCAATTGTTAGTAGGCGTTGATGCAGAACAGTACATGAACATCAGCCATACTTTTAATATAGATTTAATGGGATTGGAAAATAAGAAAAGTGGAATATATGATACCATTAACATCTTAAACCCGAGCAAATATATAGCTCATACTTATGAGCCGGTTACAGACATGAAAACAAGAACGGAAGCACCTACGCAGCGCATCGGTTTTTATGCCCAGAACCTGTTTAGCCTTTCAGAAAAATTTAAAGTATTAGGCGGAATACGCTGGTCGGTGCAAAGAGTGGGAGTATCTGATGTATATAACTTTGAAACGGACACAAAAGCACCTGCCGCGAATACAAAAACCAAGTACGACAGAGCCTTTTCGCCACGTGTGGGTCTAGTTTACCAGCCGGTATCGTTCATCTCCCTGTTTACCAGTTACTCAAACAACTTTACGCCAAACTCAGGCACCGATATTTATGATCAGGCATTAGAGCCTTCTATCATAGACCAATATGAGGCAGGTATAAAAACAGACCTGTTGCAGGATAAATTATCTGCTAACGTTACAGTTTACAGAATTAAGAATAGCAACCTGGCGCAGATGGCGCAGTTTAAAGCGAATGGTACTGTAAACAGCGAATCCAACATTAAGGAACTGACCGGCGAAACTACCAGCGATGGCGTAGAACTTGACCTGAACGGTACGCTGGATAACGGCCTGACTTTCCTGGCGGGTTATAGCTACAACGACATGCGTTATACCAAAACATCCGGTTTGACTGGCAGCTACTTAGAAGGTGAAAGATTAGTAAGCAGCCCTGCACATACGGCTAACGGATCAGTATTTTATACATTGCAGAGTACAGCACTTAAAGGCCTTAAATTCGGAGTATCCGGGTTTTACACCGGCGAACGGAATGCAGGCTGGAATACTACACACGTTGTAGCTACCAAACCTGACGGAACAAAAGAAAGATCACTGAACAATCGCTTGTTTGCAGTTTATGGCTTCACGACGTTTGATGTATCAATGGGCTACACTTACAAAAAACTATCGTTGCTGGGCAAGCTTTCCAATATTACAAACGAGCTTAATTACTACGTGCACGAGAACTATAGCGTGAATCCGATTCCACCACGCCAGTTTGTAACCACGGTGTCGTACAAGTTCTAA